ATTCAATCTTTTCAGCTTTCATGGTAGGCCTCCATCAACGTAGTACACCACCCTCTCAAAAGGAACCCCGTCATGGCCGCCCCCGCTCTGGAAAAGCTCGAACGCCAGTACGAACAGGCCAAGGCAAGACTTCAATCCGCCCGCGCCCGGAAGGCGACGCAGGACCGCAAGATCGATGCCAGGCGTAAGATTATTCTGGGCGGTGCACTCATCGAACAAGCTAGCCGTGATCCCGATGTGACTAGGTTACTGAAGTCGCTGATCGAGGGGCTCGCTCGTGCCCAGGACCGCAAGGCCTTCGATGGATGGTCTCCCCCGCCCCGGAAGCAGACAGAGACATCGACGATGTCCTGAACGGCGGCGGAGGCGCGGACAGTGCTGGCTTCCGCAGGGGCGATGCCGATGGGGCGCATGCTGACGATCCGTCGCGAACATCGGACCCCGCAACGGCCGGCGATCTGAATACCGCGCAAAGCGTCTGGATGGAGAAACCGTCATGAGCGATAGCACCGATGCAGAGCCGGATCAGACACCAGAGACCTTGCCCAGCCTGCGGGATATCTTCCACAAGGAAATCACGACCAACGGTGGCGACAGCGCCGCGGCCTTCATTGAGATCCTCGACGAACTGGATAGCCGCACCGGGGTGACGGACCAGCTGATCGAACAGCTCAATTATAACTTCGAGCTACTCGCTAAATGGTTTGAACATACTAATCATCGCTTCAAGAAGATCCCTGAGCAGATTGAGACAAGCACACAGCGCGCCACAGACAACCTGAGCGCCACAGCAGAGCGCGGGGCAGCCACAGGGGCCAAGCAGGGTGCAGCGCCCTCACACGACGCCCTGGAGGCTCTCAGGGTGGCTGTGAGGGACTACACAGCCCGAGAGGCCGTCATCAAGCGGCGTGCCGCTATAGGGCTGCCCCTCGTCTTTGGCGCAGGTCTCATTGCAGCCCTGCTCCTCGGCAGCGTCCTCATCCCCGCCCTGCCACAGCATTGGAAATGGCCATGTAAGATCATCGGGGCAGAGTTCAGGCCCAACATTGATCCCGATAGAGCAACGACGTTTTGCGTAATCGTCAGGGAGTGAAGGGTGCATTCTGAATTCCCAGCATCTTCGGTGCGTTTGTGCTGACAGGCCGCTTTGAGGTGTAAAACGGGCTTATCCCCGCCACGCTCGTTCAAGCTGGGTGTTATATATGTGTTAAATATAGTGTTAAGCCATTGATAAACGTCTTTAAGCCTATGAAATATAGAAGCTAATCAGAGCGTTCGGTAACTGATACCACGAACTTTGGTACCTAATACCACGAACTTTGGTAACTGATACCACGAAACTTGACACAAGGTACCTAATACCACGAATATGATGTATGGAACCTAATACCACGAATCTTGACCTTTTCTCCGCCCGCGAGGAGAAGCCTTCCTTGCCCTTGATGCCAGACAGGCATCCGCAGCACGATTTGTTCATCTGCGATGTGGCCGACGCTGTGCTGAAGGACGTGATGACCCACATGGAGCATCCCTTCTATTCGCTGTCGAAGAAGCCTGAGACCGCCATTCGGCGCTATGAACACAAGGGCAGCTGGATTGAAATCACTCCAAGCGTCAAAGGTTTGGCGACGA
This Loktanella sp. M215 DNA region includes the following protein-coding sequences:
- a CDS encoding mobilization protein; this encodes MAAPALEKLERQYEQAKARLQSARARKATQDRKIDARRKIILGGALIEQASRDPDVTRLLKSLIEGLARAQDRKAFDGWSPPPRKQTETSTMS